The Opitutales bacterium ASA1 genome window below encodes:
- a CDS encoding glycosyltransferase family 1 protein codes for MSGSTFASAVSTPRARATAHVAINGRFLAASHPTGTHRSALQFTRGLLARCGDDLELTLHAPCTRAEACERIGVADLPCAFVETSVRGRAALHGWEQTTWPRRQPGAVHLNLLNTASVVPGRTRQVTIVHDLSSVRRGSPHSLAFRMMARVNIAGGARRSTRVVCFSRHVAGELRRLLGVSDHRIRIVRQGAGFAPTRAPETTATAAARASGTPYLLAVGSLQPHKNLRGVLEAFSLLRAESGDERLRLVVTGAAQKGYRRQELSLDRPGVVATGYVSDGELERLYRGALGLVYPSFEEGFGLPVVEAFQCRCPVITSDRSSLPEIAGDAALLVDPARVESIRDAMRRVVGEPDLRAALIERGARRAEHFGWEAAVDDLVRVLREFEGETTEG; via the coding sequence ATGAGCGGGAGCACGTTCGCTTCCGCCGTCTCGACGCCGAGGGCGCGCGCGACGGCGCACGTCGCGATCAACGGTCGTTTTCTCGCCGCTTCGCATCCGACGGGGACGCATCGCTCCGCGCTGCAGTTCACGCGTGGACTCTTGGCGCGGTGCGGCGACGACTTGGAGTTGACGTTGCACGCGCCGTGCACGCGCGCCGAAGCGTGCGAGCGGATCGGCGTGGCGGACCTGCCGTGCGCGTTCGTGGAGACCTCCGTGCGCGGACGCGCCGCTCTGCACGGGTGGGAGCAAACGACTTGGCCGCGCCGACAGCCCGGAGCGGTCCATCTCAATCTCTTGAACACCGCCTCGGTCGTGCCCGGTCGCACGCGACAGGTGACGATCGTGCACGATCTCTCCTCGGTGCGGCGAGGTTCGCCGCACTCGCTCGCGTTTCGGATGATGGCGCGCGTCAACATCGCGGGCGGCGCTCGCCGCAGTACGCGGGTGGTGTGCTTTTCGCGGCACGTGGCCGGCGAGCTCCGGCGCTTGCTCGGTGTATCGGATCATCGGATACGCATCGTGCGACAAGGCGCGGGCTTCGCGCCGACACGGGCTCCGGAGACGACCGCGACCGCGGCCGCGCGTGCTTCGGGCACGCCCTACCTGCTCGCGGTCGGCAGCCTGCAACCGCACAAGAACCTGCGCGGCGTGCTGGAGGCGTTTTCGCTGTTGCGCGCGGAGTCGGGCGACGAACGCCTGCGGCTCGTCGTCACGGGAGCGGCGCAGAAGGGGTATCGGCGGCAGGAGCTGTCGCTCGATCGGCCGGGCGTGGTCGCGACCGGCTACGTGAGCGACGGGGAGTTGGAGCGGCTCTACCGCGGAGCGCTCGGGCTGGTGTATCCGTCCTTCGAGGAGGGATTCGGTCTGCCGGTGGTCGAGGCGTTTCAATGCCGTTGTCCCGTGATCACCTCCGATCGCTCGAGCCTGCCCGAGATCGCGGGCGATGCGGCGTTGCTGGTCGATCCCGCTCGGGTCGAGTCGATCCGGGACGCGATGCGGCGTGTCGTCGGCGAGCCGGACTTGCGTGCGGCGTTGATCGAGCGCGGCGCGCGGCGTGCGGAACACTTCGGATGGGAGGCCGCGGTCGACGATCTCGTGCGCGTGCTGCGCGAATTCGAAGGCGAGACCACGGAGGGTTGA
- a CDS encoding glycosyltransferase family 8 protein: protein MNTISSDGFASMRRFEFRASMQERPTAATRDAEVRRVEVVYCCDEYYARHVAVSVRSVVDTLDPEWTVRVWVIGSGLDATARGVIEDAGRDGAATFEFVEADAREFAWAPVGLHVSAATYYRLSLPWLLPPEVHRLVYLDVDVIAERSLSRLFVESCEGCVLAAVENPGIAHKHELGLPPDVRYFNAGVLLVDLDAWRERRVSERTLEFVRTHPLPLRLWDQDALNAVVHGAWKPLDWRWNQQAKLFRIARPSEFTRAEWRRVLEEPYVVHFSTGLKPWKYACFHPLRGRWFHYLDRTAHRGWRPRPEKPWYPIRRFVNELLPVPWRV, encoded by the coding sequence GTGAACACGATCTCTTCCGACGGCTTCGCGTCGATGCGCCGATTCGAGTTTCGCGCCTCGATGCAGGAGCGCCCGACCGCCGCGACGCGCGATGCCGAGGTGCGTCGCGTGGAAGTGGTGTATTGCTGCGACGAATACTACGCGCGCCACGTCGCGGTGTCGGTCCGGTCGGTCGTCGATACGCTCGATCCGGAATGGACCGTGCGCGTGTGGGTGATCGGCTCCGGGCTGGACGCGACGGCGCGCGGCGTGATCGAGGACGCGGGGCGCGACGGCGCAGCGACCTTCGAGTTCGTCGAGGCGGATGCGCGCGAGTTCGCGTGGGCGCCCGTCGGCTTGCACGTCAGCGCCGCGACTTACTACCGCCTGTCCTTGCCGTGGTTGCTGCCTCCCGAGGTGCATCGGCTGGTGTATCTGGACGTGGACGTGATCGCGGAGCGCAGCCTTTCGCGTTTGTTCGTCGAGTCGTGCGAAGGGTGCGTGCTCGCGGCGGTGGAGAATCCGGGCATCGCGCACAAACACGAACTGGGTTTGCCGCCGGACGTGCGTTACTTCAACGCCGGTGTTCTCCTCGTCGATCTCGACGCCTGGCGCGAGCGACGGGTGAGCGAACGGACGCTGGAGTTCGTGCGCACGCATCCGTTGCCGCTGCGCCTCTGGGATCAAGACGCGCTCAACGCCGTGGTGCACGGAGCATGGAAGCCGCTCGACTGGCGTTGGAACCAACAGGCGAAACTCTTCCGCATCGCGCGTCCGTCGGAGTTCACTCGCGCGGAGTGGAGGCGTGTCCTGGAAGAGCCGTACGTGGTGCACTTTTCCACGGGGTTGAAACCGTGGAAGTACGCGTGCTTTCACCCGCTGCGGGGGCGTTGGTTTCACTACCTCGATCGGACGGCGCATCGCGGATGGCGGCCGCGTCCGGAGAAGCCTTGGTATCCGATTCGTCGTTTCGTGAACGAGCTGCTTCCCGTGCCGTGGCGGGTGTGA